From Thermodesulfobacteriota bacterium, a single genomic window includes:
- a CDS encoding amino acid--tRNA ligase-related protein, translating to RIHRSDIQKKLFDKIGLEPEEAKKKFGFLLEALEFGAPPHGGIALGLDRLTMLIAGVDSIRDVIAFPKTQKGFCPLTEAPSPVDTRQLLELKIKVDLKEK from the coding sequence CAGAATACATAGGAGCGATATACAAAAGAAACTATTCGACAAAATCGGGTTAGAGCCGGAGGAGGCAAAGAAGAAATTTGGATTTTTGCTAGAGGCTCTAGAGTTCGGAGCGCCGCCTCATGGAGGCATCGCCCTTGGGCTGGACAGATTGACCATGCTCATTGCCGGTGTGGATTCCATAAGAGACGTGATTGCCTTTCCCAAGACCCAGAAGGGCTTCTGCCCCCTCACCGAAGCCCCTTCGCCGGTTGATACGAGGCAGCTACTGGAGTTGAAAATTAAGGTGGACTTGAAGGAGAAGTAA